The genomic stretch AGCTATCCACTTTGTTGATGATATAAAGCTAAGGTATGAGCTTATTGATATTTGGCTTTTTAAAGCAAATATTTCATACGTCTTAAAGATAATAGACAGATGCTGTTGGTTTAAATTTGGATCAAAAAGCTTTTATAAAAAAGCCCTTTTAACAGCATTGAGAGAGGCAAATACACCAAATGACTTTGCTAAAATCAAGCAGCGAATAGAAAACTTGAATAAAAAAATGGGCTTTAAATTTTCAAAAATATATAAAATTTGCTCTCAAAAATCTATAAATGCAGATAAGCTAGTATATGAGAACTATACCTTGTATTATGGACTTAACCATAGTAGGGTCTATGCTCATTTTTGGGATTTTGTATATTTGTTACACCGGTAATGGCCTTAGTAAATCCCGAAGCCTCGTTAAGCCTGCCTAAAAGAGCTTGAACGCTATTGCCTAATACGGTCATGCTTTGACCGATGGTTATTGGCATTTTTCCGAATTCTTTTTCTATAAGATCTTTTTGTTTGTATAAAGCGAAAAATACCGTTTCAGTAGTAAGCTTGTTTTCTTCGGCCAGCTTTCTAAGCTGTCCTATGCTTACGTTCATGCCATCCGCTATCGCTTGAGCTAGGCGCGGAGTTTGTTCCATTACGGAAGCCAGCTCTTGTCCGCGCAATGAGTTTGCGGCTAGACCTTGAGACGATTGAATAAGGGCTGCGTTTGCGCTTTGCGCACTTGCTCCGCTTATAACTAGAGATTTGCTTACCGCCTGAGTTACCTCTATCATCTGCTTAGATGATATTGCGCTATTTTTTAGATTATTTGCAAATCTTGTATGCAAATCCGTTGTTTCGGTAAAACTTACGCGTGCACTATTTGCTACGTTTAAAATTTGCGCGCTTAGAGCCTTTAGTTCGTTGCTGTTTTTTGTCACAAGACTTAATCTACCGGTAGCGTTTGTCAGCGCGTCCATAGAGGCTATACTTTTACTAAAAGCATCACTTAATCCATTTATAGCAAATCCCACTGCTGCAAATTTACCTAAAGTGCTTCTAAGAGCATTTGCATAAGTATCGACATTATTGATACTATTTCCTAGCTTATTAACTTCGCTTCTAACCAGAGTTACGTTTCTGGTATTTCCGTCTATGGTTATCTTTATTTTTATATCATTAGACACAGACATTATTTACTCTTCGTTTGAATTTTTGTATAATCAAATAAAAATAAAGGAGCGAAGATGAATTTACTTGACTTTCTATATAAAATAGTCATAATCTGCTCTATTTGCATTTTTGCTTTTGCAGTAATTGTCATAGCTTCTTTTACTCCGCAATTAGCCGTCTTTTTGGCTACAATAGCCTTTATTATAGTTGCGCCTATAGCTTTTGGTCTTATTAAGGTTGCTTGTTTTAAATAGCTAAATAGGTTCAAGATGCTATTTATAGTTAAGAATTTTCTACTTGGCTTTTGGTGGTTTTTTCTAGCAGTCGTCATGGTTGCCGGTGTTTTTGAAATAGCAACTTCAGACAAGGATAAAATCTTAGCGTTTATAGTTGCCACAATAGCTGTAGGGATAGCACAAATCATTGACAATGCCCGCGCAAAAAGCAAAGCTTCCTTGTAATTTTTCATCTAATCCCTTTATTTATTATCGCTATAAAGCTTTTTGAAATTTCAATCATCCATATAAAATCTATTTTAAACCGTTTGCAAAAAGCCTTTAAAATCAAGCTATCGCACTCTATATATCCGCCGCTATATCCCTGCTTGGCTACACAAGCCATGTTCTGACCACGAAACATAAGCGTTTCATAGTAATCAAGCCCGAACTCCGTCGGGCTCATTCTGGCTTCTACGCAGGCAAGCAGGCGATCTACTTTTTTACAGTAGGCTTTTTACTTTATGTTTTAGCTCATTTGCTTCATCTAAAAGATCTAAAATTACAGTTTTCATTCTTATTCCTTTATATAAAATTTTAATTAAATTTTTGAGGTTTTGTCAAACGCCTATTTAATTTATCCATAAAACTTTAAAGTAATTTCAAGTGCCATCTCATCATCTTTAAAATATCATGCACAAGCCTTACAACACCTATAATTATTACACTATTACTTGCTGTTGATCTCAAATCAAATCCGCCATCCTCTTTTGGCATTTATATTCAAACACGATATACTCCTAGTTTTAAATTATCAATACAAAAACCCAAACAACCACAATGGGATTTTCTTTCCAACTCCTACTTCTATATCATCAGCTGCTATATATGAATTTTGTACATCCTTATTTTGATCAAAGCTCTTTTTAGCACCGCCCACTTCAAAAGTAAACTCACCCACCATAAAGTCCCCAGCTTTTCCTGAGTAAATTTCAGTGATATTTCCAAGCTGATTAGCAAAGAATGTCTCTCTGACATTTCCCGTATCAGGGTTGTTTAGGTACATTAAATTTGTATTTTCAAGGTAAATTTTATCCGCCTTATCCATATTTTTTATAGCTAGCTCATTTTTCATTAGAAGCCTAATAAGCCCGGCACTATCAAGCATAGCAAGATACTCTTTTAACGTTCTATCGTCTCTTATATCCACAAGCGATTTTAGGCGCGAGTAGTTTGGTTGATACGGGACATTTACGCCTATGGCATGAGTTAGGATTTTTAGTTTTCTTGCTGTGTTACCATTTAGATTTGGATATATACTTAAAAGATCGCTATCTATAGTGGCTTCGATGCCTTGCTTTAGAGTCTGATAAAAGGCCGTATCGTTTGGCATATCATTATAGTACGGATAATAGCCTACTTTTAGATACTCCCTAAAAAGTTTGATGATGACTAGATCTTTTTGTTTTAAAACGCTTATGATATTGACAGCAATATTTTCATGATTTACAAGCAAATTTTTAAAATCCAAAGCATCCAAATCTATATTATATTTTAGTCCGATATACTCTCTTAAGCTCATTCCGCTCATTTTATATATAATCGCTCTTCTGCTTAGGTCATGAGAGCTTTTTAATACTTCAAGAGCAGACGAACCTGTAGCTACTATGTTTAGCTCTTTGAAGTTATCATAGGCAAATTTTAAGACAGCCGATATATCTTTACTTTTATAAATTTCATCTAGATATAGATACTTACCGCCATTTAGCACAAACTCTCTTATAATAGATGTTATATCGTTTGATATCTCTATATCGTCCAA from Campylobacter sp. RM16189 encodes the following:
- a CDS encoding tape measure protein, translating into MSVSNDIKIKITIDGNTRNVTLVRSEVNKLGNSINNVDTYANALRSTLGKFAAVGFAINGLSDAFSKSIASMDALTNATGRLSLVTKNSNELKALSAQILNVANSARVSFTETTDLHTRFANNLKNSAISSKQMIEVTQAVSKSLVISGASAQSANAALIQSSQGLAANSLRGQELASVMEQTPRLAQAIADGMNVSIGQLRKLAEENKLTTETVFFALYKQKDLIEKEFGKMPITIGQSMTVLGNSVQALLGRLNEASGFTKAITGVTNIQNPKNEHRPYYG
- a CDS encoding AAA family ATPase — its product is MCILLHIKGISYVGSTFLKSNDLIRLNNYKFKRYFIDSKDFSHRLTIILGQRGIGKTTTLAQLASKNKDSLYLSLDDIEISNDITSIIREFVLNGGKYLYLDEIYKSKDISAVLKFAYDNFKELNIVATGSSALEVLKSSHDLSRRAIIYKMSGMSLREYIGLKYNIDLDALDFKNLLVNHENIAVNIISVLKQKDLVIIKLFREYLKVGYYPYYNDMPNDTAFYQTLKQGIEATIDSDLLSIYPNLNGNTARKLKILTHAIGVNVPYQPNYSRLKSLVDIRDDRTLKEYLAMLDSAGLIRLLMKNELAIKNMDKADKIYLENTNLMYLNNPDTGNVRETFFANQLGNITEIYSGKAGDFMVGEFTFEVGGAKKSFDQNKDVQNSYIAADDIEVGVGKKIPLWLFGFLY